A genomic segment from Flexistipes sp. encodes:
- the hisF gene encoding imidazole glycerol phosphate synthase subunit HisF — protein sequence MLAKRIIPCLDVDKGRVVKGTKFLDLVDAGDPVLVAEEYDKQRADELTFLDITASSDERDTIIDVVEKTAERVFMPVTVGGGIRTVKDIRNLLNAGADKVSINTAAVFNPDFVKEAAYRFGSQCIVVAIDAKQTANDKWEVFTHGGRKSTGIDAIQWAKKMETFGAGEILLTSMDKDGTKSGYDIPLTSNIAESVNIPVIASGGVGTPEHIMEGLTEGKADAALAASIFHFKEYSIDEVKRFLAENNVPVRM from the coding sequence ATGCTGGCAAAACGTATTATACCATGCCTTGATGTGGACAAAGGACGGGTTGTAAAAGGCACAAAGTTTCTCGACCTTGTGGATGCCGGTGACCCCGTACTGGTAGCTGAAGAATACGACAAACAGAGAGCGGATGAGCTCACTTTTCTCGATATAACGGCATCCTCCGATGAAAGGGACACAATCATTGATGTTGTGGAAAAAACAGCCGAACGTGTTTTTATGCCGGTAACCGTAGGGGGCGGCATAAGAACGGTAAAAGATATCCGTAATCTTCTTAACGCCGGTGCAGATAAGGTTTCCATCAACACGGCGGCAGTATTCAATCCGGACTTTGTAAAAGAAGCGGCATACAGATTCGGCTCTCAGTGCATTGTTGTTGCAATAGATGCCAAACAGACGGCAAATGATAAATGGGAAGTATTCACCCACGGCGGCCGGAAAAGTACCGGCATAGATGCTATTCAATGGGCAAAGAAAATGGAAACATTCGGAGCCGGGGAAATCCTTCTCACTAGTATGGATAAGGATGGCACAAAGTCGGGGTATGATATCCCTCTTACATCAAATATAGCAGAATCGGTTAATATACCGGTAATAGCCTCAGGCGGTGTAGGGACACCGGAACATATAATGGAAGGACTTACAGAAGGAAAAGCCGATGCTGCTCTGGCGGCAAGTATTTTCCATTTTAAAGAATACAGCATTGATGAAGTAAAGCGCTTTTTAGCGGAAAACAATGTCCCTGTGAGAATGTAG
- the hisE gene encoding phosphoribosyl-ATP diphosphatase translates to MMDLKIIEELLETVRDRKQFPKEGSYTNKLFNKGENGLVKKLGEENAELIKAFLVENDERMASEAADYLYHIIVALEYRGVPFEDVLNILRQRHA, encoded by the coding sequence ATGATGGATCTGAAAATAATTGAAGAACTTTTAGAAACAGTAAGAGACAGAAAACAGTTCCCAAAAGAGGGCTCATATACAAACAAGCTTTTCAATAAGGGAGAAAACGGACTCGTCAAAAAGCTCGGAGAGGAAAATGCTGAACTCATAAAAGCTTTTTTGGTGGAAAATGATGAGAGAATGGCATCTGAAGCAGCGGATTATCTTTATCATATTATTGTTGCTCTTGAGTACAGAGGGGTGCCTTTCGAAGATGTTTTAAACATTTTGAGGCAAAGGCATGCCTGA
- the argC gene encoding N-acetyl-gamma-glutamyl-phosphate reductase has product MNVSVIGSTGYTGNELVKIMAKHPYLEISCLTSDNYAGQKYSDIYPPLKNIVGTEIISNDWDYVSDKSDIVFLCLPHAASQKAAAFFHSKGKLVVDLSADFRIKSKEIYEKTYNVIHNYPDLLAEAAYGLPEIYGNEIKQSRLIANPGCYPTSVLLAVYPLVKNKFVDEKYIIADCKSGVSGAGKKLTEKTQFCEVSDDFKPYGIFSHRHGPEINAWLSEISADIRVIFTPHLLPMIRGIESTIYCKSDKNEDEIRQYLKEFYRDSFFVRIMEKGVTPRIANVSGTNFADIGVFKEEDDLIIVSCIDNLLKGASGQAVQNVNIAMDFDEETGLI; this is encoded by the coding sequence TTGAACGTTTCAGTAATAGGTTCAACGGGATATACAGGTAATGAGCTTGTAAAAATAATGGCAAAACATCCGTATCTGGAAATTTCATGTCTGACCAGCGACAATTACGCCGGTCAGAAATACAGCGATATCTATCCTCCGCTGAAGAATATAGTGGGAACAGAAATAATCTCAAACGACTGGGACTATGTTAGTGACAAGTCTGACATTGTCTTTTTATGTTTGCCGCATGCCGCTTCACAAAAAGCAGCCGCTTTTTTCCACAGTAAAGGCAAACTGGTAGTTGATTTAAGTGCCGATTTCAGGATAAAATCAAAAGAAATCTATGAGAAAACCTACAATGTAATACACAATTATCCGGATCTGCTGGCAGAAGCAGCGTACGGACTTCCCGAAATCTACGGAAACGAAATTAAGCAGAGCAGGCTTATTGCAAATCCCGGATGCTATCCGACATCGGTTTTACTTGCCGTCTATCCGCTGGTCAAAAACAAATTTGTGGATGAGAAATACATCATAGCCGACTGTAAATCTGGTGTCAGCGGTGCAGGAAAGAAATTAACAGAAAAAACGCAGTTTTGCGAGGTCAGCGATGATTTCAAACCTTACGGTATTTTTTCGCACAGGCACGGCCCGGAAATCAATGCCTGGCTTAGCGAAATATCTGCCGATATCCGGGTAATTTTTACACCGCACCTGCTTCCGATGATTAGAGGGATAGAATCAACGATATACTGCAAAAGTGATAAAAATGAGGATGAAATCAGACAGTATTTAAAGGAATTTTACAGAGATTCCTTTTTTGTACGGATCATGGAAAAAGGTGTGACACCCAGAATAGCCAATGTCAGTGGAACAAATTTTGCCGACATCGGCGTTTTTAAAGAGGAAGATGACCTGATTATCGTAAGCTGCATTGACAACCTTTTAAAAGGTGCCAGTGGTCAGGCTGTACAGAATGTTAATATCGCCATGGACTTCGACGAGGAAACAGGGCTTATATAG
- the argJ gene encoding bifunctional glutamate N-acetyltransferase/amino-acid acetyltransferase ArgJ, producing MNIIKNAGVCAPLGFSSAATAADIKGNGSDKLDYGVLVSMVPCEVAAVFTKNNVKAAPLIFAKERLTSENKIFGILVNSGNANACTGKEGLENCRILAEEGEKVLKLDSNSLLISSTGVIGEQLPVNKMKKHLRDFPELLTGYDEEFAECILTTDTRTKRLAVLVETENGAYVIGGVAKGSGMIAPDMATMLSFITTDAMISEENLKSCLNSAVDESFNSITVDGDMSTNDSVFIFASGLSGININTEKHLREFQESLNYLCRELAKEIVKDGEGATKFVTIRVKNAVSKDEAKRCGMKIANSPLVKTMFFGEDPNWGRLMACTGASLVTMHEDKVDIYFNNLKYVENGILIDKQLEKEAAEIMSEESFTITVDLNTGNAEAEVYTSDLSYDYVKINADYRT from the coding sequence ATGAACATTATAAAAAATGCCGGGGTTTGTGCTCCTTTGGGATTTTCATCCGCTGCAACTGCTGCAGATATTAAAGGAAACGGCAGCGATAAGCTGGATTATGGCGTACTCGTTTCAATGGTTCCGTGTGAAGTTGCTGCTGTTTTTACAAAAAACAATGTTAAGGCAGCTCCTCTTATTTTTGCAAAAGAACGGCTGACATCCGAAAACAAAATTTTCGGCATTCTTGTTAACAGCGGAAATGCAAATGCCTGCACAGGCAAAGAAGGTCTGGAGAACTGTCGAATCTTAGCTGAAGAGGGCGAGAAAGTTCTAAAACTTGACAGTAATTCACTTCTCATTTCCTCAACGGGTGTTATAGGGGAACAGCTTCCGGTGAACAAAATGAAGAAACACCTCAGAGACTTTCCGGAGCTGCTAACAGGCTATGATGAAGAGTTTGCCGAATGTATTTTAACAACGGATACAAGAACAAAACGGCTGGCTGTACTTGTGGAAACGGAAAACGGTGCTTATGTGATCGGGGGCGTTGCAAAAGGATCCGGAATGATTGCTCCTGATATGGCAACAATGCTCTCTTTTATTACAACTGATGCAATGATTTCAGAAGAAAATCTCAAAAGCTGCCTGAACAGTGCGGTGGATGAATCGTTCAATTCCATAACTGTTGACGGGGACATGAGCACAAATGATTCCGTTTTTATTTTTGCCAGCGGATTAAGCGGCATCAATATTAACACGGAAAAACACCTGCGGGAATTTCAAGAATCGCTGAATTACCTTTGCAGAGAACTGGCTAAGGAGATTGTGAAAGATGGTGAGGGAGCCACCAAGTTCGTAACAATCAGAGTCAAAAATGCCGTTTCGAAAGATGAAGCAAAACGGTGCGGCATGAAAATTGCCAATTCACCCCTTGTAAAGACGATGTTTTTCGGTGAAGACCCAAACTGGGGGCGGCTTATGGCATGCACAGGAGCAAGTCTTGTAACCATGCATGAGGATAAGGTGGATATCTACTTTAACAATCTGAAATATGTTGAAAACGGTATACTTATTGATAAACAGCTTGAAAAAGAAGCAGCCGAAATAATGTCTGAAGAATCTTTCACAATCACTGTTGATCTGAACACCGGTAATGCGGAAGCTGAGGTTTATACATCGGATTTAAGCTACGACTATGTTAAAATCAACGCAGATTACAGAACGTAA
- a CDS encoding peptidoglycan DD-metalloendopeptidase family protein has translation MKRKLTLMIFDDDNLGKVKTKKIDLSVIKAISIAAVLFVVISSVSFYLLFDLYSERQLMLSYKKENELLKLKIAEYADEVDEIQSKIVSIDKLENQVRTMASKSLKTKKVDLAVGGREVDLLRDFSAVAERKEKQFFEDLNETLMALDTQLEKREKSLAELVNFLEEQKLTMMATPSIKPVDGWYSSEFGYRISPFTGRRTFHEGLDIAANYGSPVKATANGIVIHAGYKPGYGKLVTIDHGFGYVTRYGHNSKILVNVGDRVEKGEVISKVGSTGRSTGPHCHYEVLINGIPVNPLEFISDFKLVSNQ, from the coding sequence ATGAAGCGAAAACTTACGTTAATGATTTTCGATGATGATAATCTGGGGAAAGTAAAAACAAAAAAGATAGATCTTTCTGTTATAAAAGCCATCTCAATAGCGGCCGTTTTATTTGTTGTGATATCTTCTGTTTCTTTTTATCTGCTTTTTGATTTATACTCTGAAAGGCAGCTTATGCTCAGCTATAAAAAGGAAAACGAGTTGTTGAAGCTTAAAATAGCAGAATATGCTGATGAAGTGGATGAAATTCAGAGCAAGATAGTTTCCATTGATAAACTGGAAAATCAGGTCAGAACTATGGCCTCCAAATCCCTGAAAACAAAAAAGGTTGATTTGGCTGTTGGCGGCAGAGAAGTGGATTTACTCAGGGATTTTTCTGCAGTGGCCGAGAGAAAAGAGAAGCAGTTTTTTGAAGACTTGAATGAAACACTCATGGCTCTGGACACCCAGCTGGAAAAAAGGGAAAAGAGTTTGGCCGAACTGGTTAATTTTCTGGAAGAGCAGAAGCTGACAATGATGGCCACTCCTTCCATAAAACCCGTTGATGGCTGGTACTCCAGCGAGTTCGGATACCGTATTTCACCCTTTACGGGCAGAAGAACTTTCCATGAGGGATTGGATATAGCTGCAAATTACGGCAGCCCGGTTAAAGCAACTGCAAACGGTATTGTTATACACGCAGGGTACAAACCAGGCTATGGGAAACTTGTAACAATTGATCACGGGTTCGGATATGTAACCCGTTACGGGCACAACAGCAAAATTTTGGTTAATGTAGGTGACAGGGTCGAAAAAGGGGAGGTTATCTCGAAAGTCGGAAGTACCGGCAGAAGTACAGGGCCTCACTGCCATTACGAAGTTCTGATAAATGGAATTCCCGTTAACCCTTTAGAATTTATAAGTGATTTTAAGTTGGTTAGCAACCAATAG
- a CDS encoding YdcF family protein, with product MFLISKLFTYFILPPGIFSAIILKAVLFIFTGLRKTAAVILLFTSLLIYLLSVEPVKDILLLPLENKFPPFEISEAQDEDVIVVLGGGMYDRSPAKGMEPSLSPDSLKRTVYAFYLQRELNLPVIAAGGKVFRSSNTASSAEVIKSVLVMLGADKEKIYTENESRNTMQNAEFTAKIMEKYTWDHALLVTSAYHMPRSVLSFRSAGVHVTAAPTDYKTDRSGYLWYSFMPHMSYLKDSWNALHEYAGLLYYNIIKP from the coding sequence ATGTTTTTAATATCCAAACTTTTTACCTATTTTATTCTCCCGCCCGGTATTTTTTCAGCCATAATCCTTAAAGCGGTACTGTTTATTTTCACCGGACTGCGTAAAACAGCTGCTGTCATCCTTTTGTTTACATCGCTTTTAATTTATCTGCTTTCTGTTGAACCGGTAAAAGATATTTTACTTTTACCGCTGGAAAATAAATTTCCCCCTTTTGAAATATCAGAGGCACAGGATGAGGATGTGATAGTGGTGCTCGGCGGAGGGATGTACGATAGATCTCCGGCAAAAGGTATGGAACCGTCTTTATCACCTGATTCCTTAAAAAGAACTGTGTATGCGTTTTATTTACAAAGAGAGCTGAATCTGCCCGTTATAGCTGCCGGCGGGAAGGTTTTCCGGTCTTCAAATACTGCTTCTTCAGCTGAAGTGATAAAATCTGTTTTGGTGATGCTGGGAGCTGACAAAGAAAAGATTTATACTGAGAATGAAAGTAGGAATACAATGCAGAATGCTGAATTTACTGCAAAAATTATGGAGAAATACACGTGGGATCATGCCCTTCTTGTCACTTCTGCCTACCATATGCCGAGAAGTGTTTTAAGTTTCAGAAGTGCAGGCGTTCATGTTACTGCAGCACCCACCGATTACAAAACCGACAGAAGCGGATACCTCTGGTACAGCTTCATGCCCCATATGTCCTATCTAAAAGATTCATGGAATGCTCTTCATGAATATGCAGGGCTTCTGTATTACAATATTATAAAGCCGTGA
- a CDS encoding glycosyltransferase family 9 protein yields the protein MKILVVRFSSLGDVILTTGVIKYLKTAYPDLTVDVLTYTHFSGVFFKNPYINNVLQIDKKSGFRKYLNFIQKNINDYDHIFDLHSKLSSIILKFFTSAGYHKYKKDSLKRRLFVKYGKFAGSLQEHVIQRYFKTFQKVFDMDTPSDEDLRPVIYPNNLYENLSGTVTVHPFASKKTKEWPFFTELIDELVKRGEKVNIIGDTFFEYNHANVNNFSGKTDLQEMFDIIKQSRCLITTDSGPMHVGIAAETPVIAIFGPTTKEFGFYPVFNNCSVLEIDGLYCRPCHVHGSDRCPEKNFRCMKEISVGMVLEKFDLYKG from the coding sequence ATGAAGATACTGGTTGTCAGATTCAGTTCGCTGGGGGACGTTATACTGACAACAGGTGTTATAAAATACCTGAAAACCGCTTACCCTGATTTGACGGTGGATGTTTTAACCTACACACATTTTTCCGGAGTATTTTTTAAAAACCCTTATATAAATAATGTGCTCCAAATTGATAAAAAGAGCGGATTCAGAAAGTACTTAAATTTTATACAGAAAAATATTAATGATTACGATCATATTTTTGACCTGCATTCCAAGCTTTCGAGCATTATTCTAAAATTTTTTACTTCAGCAGGTTATCATAAATATAAAAAGGATTCTTTGAAAAGGCGTTTGTTTGTTAAATATGGTAAATTTGCCGGGAGTCTTCAGGAGCATGTTATCCAGCGTTATTTTAAAACTTTCCAAAAAGTTTTCGATATGGATACACCCTCTGATGAAGATTTAAGACCGGTAATTTATCCGAATAATTTGTATGAAAATCTGTCTGGTACTGTAACTGTTCATCCGTTTGCAAGCAAAAAAACAAAAGAATGGCCGTTTTTCACTGAATTGATAGATGAGCTGGTTAAGCGAGGGGAAAAAGTCAACATTATTGGTGATACTTTTTTTGAGTACAATCATGCAAATGTTAATAATTTTTCAGGTAAGACGGATTTGCAGGAGATGTTTGATATAATAAAGCAAAGCCGCTGCCTAATTACCACTGATTCCGGCCCTATGCATGTGGGAATTGCAGCTGAAACTCCCGTGATTGCCATTTTCGGCCCCACAACAAAAGAATTTGGATTTTACCCGGTATTTAACAACTGCAGTGTACTGGAAATTGACGGCTTGTACTGCCGTCCCTGCCATGTGCACGGCAGTGATAGATGTCCTGAGAAAAACTTCCGATGCATGAAAGAGATATCTGTGGGTATGGTATTGGAAAAATTTGATTTATACAAAGGATAG
- the waaF gene encoding lipopolysaccharide heptosyltransferase II has translation MHKILVFNPSFIGDSILTTPLVNALSKIYPGAKIYFCVRPESAGLFKCLENVQEVITFDKRGDYKGLTGLWKYARELRRYNFDMIVTAHKSFRSLLTLKLSGCENIIGFKQSSLSFLLDKKSDRNMKLHEVERNLSLLSNIWDEFTLEKAKKLGNNPVVCEEMEYKQKVSTFLNTLKKDNRRIIGIAPASVWETKRWPVENYATIIEKMYFKGVYSLVVSSPKEYWVIEELKEECCVPFLDFAGKTSLTELASIIGNLDLLISNDSAPMHIAAALEIPLVALFGPTIQSLGFFPYGSGPSEVVEIKDLYCRPCALHGGRRCPEKHFRCMRDIKPENVMAVAEELLK, from the coding sequence TTGCATAAAATTCTCGTTTTTAATCCCTCTTTCATAGGCGACAGCATACTTACTACACCACTTGTAAATGCTCTGAGCAAAATTTACCCCGGAGCAAAGATATATTTCTGTGTCCGTCCGGAGTCTGCAGGTCTTTTCAAGTGCCTTGAAAATGTTCAAGAGGTAATAACCTTTGATAAAAGAGGTGATTATAAAGGTTTGACAGGACTCTGGAAGTATGCACGTGAACTGAGAAGATACAATTTTGATATGATTGTGACTGCTCACAAATCGTTCCGCTCTTTGCTCACTCTCAAACTTTCCGGATGTGAAAATATAATAGGCTTTAAGCAGTCAAGCTTAAGTTTCCTTCTTGATAAAAAATCAGACAGAAATATGAAATTGCACGAAGTGGAGCGGAATCTGTCGTTACTTAGTAATATATGGGATGAATTTACACTGGAAAAAGCAAAGAAATTAGGAAACAATCCCGTGGTTTGTGAAGAGATGGAGTATAAGCAAAAGGTAAGCACCTTTCTTAATACTTTGAAAAAAGACAATAGAAGAATAATAGGAATTGCCCCGGCAAGTGTCTGGGAGACCAAGAGGTGGCCTGTTGAGAATTATGCCACTATTATTGAAAAAATGTATTTTAAGGGTGTGTACTCGCTGGTGGTTTCGAGCCCCAAAGAATACTGGGTAATTGAGGAACTGAAAGAAGAATGCTGCGTGCCTTTTCTGGACTTTGCAGGTAAAACTTCTTTAACGGAACTTGCTTCTATAATAGGCAATCTCGACCTTTTGATAAGCAACGACAGTGCACCTATGCATATAGCAGCTGCACTTGAAATACCTTTGGTTGCATTATTCGGGCCGACTATCCAAAGTCTGGGTTTCTTTCCGTACGGCAGCGGTCCAAGTGAAGTTGTCGAGATTAAAGACTTATACTGCAGACCCTGCGCATTACACGGGGGCAGAAGATGTCCTGAAAAGCACTTCAGGTGTATGAGAGATATAAAACCGGAGAATGTTATGGCTGTTGCGGAGGAATTACTAAAATGA
- a CDS encoding Tex family protein, with the protein MQELFKKFSSKKENHIKNLINLHEEGNTVPFIARYRKEQTGGMDENEIREIIEEYQYLLNLKARKDEVLKRIEEKGKLTDKLKDSIIKAATLKEVDDLYAPYKSKRKTKADIARDQGLQPLAEFVKYSDDDNAIYAEGEKYSEKNDIGSANEALKMACDIISEEVGHDLEVKNRLREIYSLEGVLTSSLKEKKTGHYEDYYDFKSFIKDLPEHRILAIFRGESQKELKVKISADEEALYNSIASILLKNGVELNTFVIKSIRSAMKRMLEPSIELEIRNELKEKAEKQAIKVFAENLKNLLLTPPVKKRRILGIDPAFRTGCKFAAVDERGVLLDYGVIYPTEPQSDYVNSKNTLLEVIKKHNVNIVTIGNGTGSRQTEEFVDKVIQEENLDITYTIISEAGASVYSASSEAAMEFPGLDVTIRGAVSIARRVLDPLAEFVKIDPKSIGVGMYQHDVNQKLLQKTLDEVVEDVVNNVGVDLNTASPSLLKYVAGLNRNIADKIYKMRQEKNKFSSRKDLLKVAGIGEDIFRQCAGFLKIYDGEEPLDKMFIHPESYDFVYSLLSRLNVSVKNANMLSLALKNKNISEIKNKFDVGELTFQDIIENLQKPDLDIRDNVDPLVFKKGILKIEDLKPGMQLTGKISNVVDFGAFVDIGLKNDGLVHISEMAERFIKHPSEVVSVGQTVSAKVVDVDKQRGRISLSLL; encoded by the coding sequence ATGCAGGAATTGTTTAAAAAATTTTCATCCAAAAAAGAAAATCATATAAAAAATCTGATTAATCTACACGAGGAAGGCAATACCGTTCCGTTCATTGCAAGGTATAGAAAAGAGCAGACGGGCGGGATGGATGAAAATGAAATCAGGGAAATAATTGAAGAGTATCAGTACCTGCTCAATTTGAAAGCCAGAAAAGATGAAGTGTTGAAAAGGATTGAGGAAAAAGGAAAACTCACGGATAAGCTGAAAGATTCCATAATAAAAGCGGCCACACTGAAAGAAGTGGATGACTTGTATGCCCCTTATAAATCCAAAAGAAAAACCAAGGCTGACATTGCCAGGGACCAAGGTCTTCAGCCGCTGGCAGAATTTGTTAAATATTCTGATGATGACAATGCCATATATGCTGAGGGCGAAAAGTATTCAGAAAAGAACGACATAGGTTCTGCAAATGAAGCGCTGAAGATGGCGTGCGACATTATTTCCGAAGAAGTGGGGCATGACCTTGAAGTAAAAAATCGTCTTAGGGAAATTTACAGTCTCGAAGGTGTTCTTACCTCTTCTCTAAAAGAGAAAAAAACAGGGCATTATGAGGATTATTATGATTTTAAGTCATTTATAAAAGATTTGCCGGAGCACAGAATTCTGGCAATATTCAGAGGGGAGTCACAAAAGGAACTGAAAGTTAAGATTTCCGCTGATGAAGAAGCGTTATACAACAGTATTGCCAGTATTCTGCTGAAAAACGGTGTTGAACTGAACACTTTTGTGATTAAGTCAATCCGCAGTGCCATGAAGCGTATGCTTGAACCCTCAATAGAACTTGAAATTAGAAATGAGCTGAAAGAGAAAGCTGAAAAACAGGCGATAAAGGTTTTTGCCGAGAATCTGAAAAATCTTCTTTTAACACCGCCTGTAAAGAAGAGACGGATTTTGGGGATAGACCCGGCTTTCAGGACAGGCTGTAAATTTGCCGCTGTGGATGAAAGGGGAGTACTGCTTGATTACGGTGTTATTTATCCTACTGAACCGCAAAGTGACTATGTTAACAGCAAAAACACACTGCTTGAAGTAATAAAGAAGCACAATGTAAATATTGTAACAATCGGAAACGGCACGGGCAGCAGGCAGACGGAAGAATTTGTGGACAAGGTTATCCAGGAAGAAAACCTTGACATTACCTATACGATAATCAGTGAAGCTGGTGCCAGTGTATATTCTGCAAGCAGCGAAGCGGCAATGGAATTTCCGGGTCTTGATGTTACCATAAGAGGTGCTGTTTCCATTGCCAGAAGGGTTCTGGACCCTTTGGCAGAATTTGTAAAAATTGATCCCAAATCTATAGGGGTTGGGATGTATCAGCACGATGTAAACCAGAAGCTGCTGCAGAAAACCCTTGATGAGGTGGTTGAGGACGTGGTTAACAATGTTGGGGTTGATTTAAATACAGCCAGCCCTTCCCTTTTGAAATATGTTGCCGGTTTGAACCGAAATATTGCGGATAAAATATACAAGATGAGGCAGGAGAAGAACAAGTTTTCATCCCGTAAAGATCTGTTAAAGGTTGCAGGTATTGGGGAGGACATTTTCAGACAGTGTGCAGGTTTTCTGAAGATATATGACGGTGAGGAACCTCTGGATAAGATGTTTATCCACCCTGAAAGTTACGATTTTGTATATTCGCTTTTAAGCCGACTGAATGTAAGTGTAAAAAACGCCAATATGCTTTCCCTTGCTTTGAAAAACAAGAATATCAGTGAAATAAAAAATAAATTTGATGTGGGGGAGCTGACGTTTCAGGATATCATTGAAAATCTGCAAAAACCTGATCTGGATATAAGGGATAATGTTGACCCCCTTGTATTTAAAAAGGGAATTCTAAAGATAGAAGACCTGAAGCCGGGCATGCAGTTGACCGGTAAAATTTCCAATGTCGTTGATTTCGGTGCTTTTGTGGATATCGGGCTCAAAAATGACGGTCTTGTCCACATTTCGGAAATGGCTGAAAGATTTATAAAGCATCCTTCGGAGGTTGTTTCTGTAGGGCAGACCGTTAGTGCAAAAGTTGTAGATGTTGATAAGCAAAGGGGCAGAATCAGCCTTTCTCTGCTTTAA
- the def gene encoding peptide deformylase has product MILDIVKFPDKTLRRKTKPVEKVSEDILEKLNNMAETMYNAPGVGLAAPQVGIDKRLVVMDITAEDEPPKLEKLINPEVMEYEGEQTGEEGCLSLPGEYADVKRAEWIRYKYIDENGDEHEEETTGLKARVIQHEVDHLDGILFIDKLSTMKRDMIKKRIKKRIAQGDY; this is encoded by the coding sequence ATGATATTAGATATAGTAAAGTTCCCGGATAAAACACTTAGAAGAAAGACGAAACCTGTTGAAAAGGTTTCTGAAGATATTTTGGAAAAGCTGAACAATATGGCTGAGACTATGTATAACGCTCCGGGTGTCGGATTGGCAGCTCCACAGGTTGGTATCGACAAAAGACTTGTGGTGATGGATATCACTGCAGAGGATGAGCCTCCGAAACTGGAAAAGCTCATCAACCCTGAAGTTATGGAATATGAGGGAGAGCAGACGGGCGAGGAAGGATGTCTCAGTCTGCCCGGGGAATATGCTGATGTTAAAAGAGCCGAATGGATAAGGTATAAATACATTGATGAAAACGGTGATGAGCATGAAGAAGAGACAACGGGGCTGAAAGCACGTGTTATTCAGCATGAAGTCGACCATCTGGACGGAATCCTTTTTATCGATAAGCTTAGCACTATGAAAAGGGACATGATAAAAAAACGCATTAAAAAACGCATAGCCCAGGGCGATTATTGA
- a CDS encoding DUF721 domain-containing protein, with protein MINNIGSIMMEILPENVAELIKINSIYSKCVGKRISKVSKPIKFDGRTLTVAVFDNIWLQELSFLKQDILERLNSENLNVKEIKFIHKFKPVSSGKKQLYQRKITEKEQVFIDRFASFIDDDELRDSYRRALTSYFKRYSLKDFFLE; from the coding sequence ATGATAAATAATATAGGCAGTATTATGATGGAAATACTGCCGGAGAATGTTGCTGAACTGATTAAAATCAACAGTATTTACTCAAAATGCGTTGGAAAGAGGATAAGTAAGGTTTCCAAGCCGATTAAGTTTGACGGCAGAACGCTCACTGTAGCCGTTTTTGATAATATCTGGCTTCAGGAGCTATCTTTTTTGAAGCAGGATATTCTTGAAAGGTTAAACTCTGAAAATTTAAATGTAAAAGAGATAAAATTTATACATAAATTTAAACCGGTGTCTTCGGGGAAAAAGCAGCTGTATCAGCGGAAAATTACAGAAAAAGAACAGGTTTTTATCGATAGGTTCGCTTCCTTCATTGACGATGATGAATTGAGAGACTCCTATCGGAGGGCTCTGACATCCTATTTTAAACGGTACTCACTAAAAGATTTTTTTCTTGAATAA